From one Simplicispira suum genomic stretch:
- the xdhC gene encoding xanthine dehydrogenase accessory protein XdhC, with protein MAFLHQFLQGLRRAPACLVSIERTQGSAPREVGAWMAVFEDQILGTIGGGHVEFEAIAHARSRLRGPEPLPMETLRYALGPSLGQCCGGVMHLRFENLSAQDADSPSLQQRLAPALHPLALFGGGHVGHALVRVLAPLPFAITWIDSRDGIFPDPEPESVVCEHSEPVHGAVPQLASGSSVLIMSFSHAEDLDIVAACLTRQRAAADLAFIGLIGSATKWATFRSRLRRRGFSDEELQQVSCPIGVTGISGKQPEVIAVAVAAQLLQQLDARFEGKSGE; from the coding sequence ATGGCATTTTTGCACCAGTTCCTGCAAGGTCTTCGCAGGGCCCCGGCGTGTCTTGTGAGCATCGAGCGCACCCAGGGCTCCGCGCCGCGCGAGGTGGGCGCGTGGATGGCGGTGTTTGAAGACCAGATTCTGGGCACCATCGGCGGCGGCCATGTGGAGTTTGAGGCCATCGCCCACGCGCGCAGCCGCCTGCGCGGACCGGAACCCCTGCCGATGGAGACCTTGCGCTACGCCCTGGGGCCCAGCCTGGGCCAATGCTGCGGCGGTGTGATGCACCTGCGGTTCGAGAACCTCTCGGCGCAGGATGCCGATTCTCCGAGCCTGCAACAGCGACTTGCGCCTGCACTCCACCCCCTGGCCTTGTTTGGCGGCGGCCATGTGGGGCATGCACTGGTGCGTGTGTTGGCCCCTTTGCCGTTTGCGATCACCTGGATTGACAGCCGCGACGGCATTTTTCCGGACCCGGAACCCGAGAGCGTGGTCTGCGAGCATTCAGAACCCGTGCACGGCGCCGTGCCGCAACTGGCAAGCGGTTCCAGCGTATTGATCATGAGTTTCAGCCACGCCGAAGACCTGGACATCGTCGCGGCCTGCCTTACGCGCCAACGGGCTGCGGCAGACCTGGCCTTCATTGGCTTGATCGGCAGCGCCACCAAATGGGCCACCTTTCGCAGCCGCCTGCGCCGGCGTGGGTTTTCAGACGAGGAACTGCAGCAGGTGAGCTGCCCGATTGGCGTGACCGGCATCTCAGGCAAACAACCCGAGGTGATTGCCGTGGCCGTTGCGGCGCAGTTGCTGCAACAATTGGACGCTCGGTTTGAGGGTAAATCCGGGGAATGA
- a CDS encoding TetR family transcriptional regulator, translated as MARKTKEDAQATRTALLDSAEHLFEARGVGRTSLADIAAHAGATRGAIYWHFKDKADLFNAMMERVALPMSQSLLCADLESAADPGQTLRAAILHAFACIEGDPQIIRVLQIATLRLELTEELGAIQQHHRLMQTRALEKISEGLHRAYQVRQLEPAQNVATTALGLQALFEGLLQQWLTSPGRFALQATVATALDVYLKGLGLTPLPGPCDQGLRAPAHPPRTTGQSARALRR; from the coding sequence ATGGCAAGAAAAACCAAGGAGGACGCTCAGGCCACCCGCACGGCCTTGCTGGATTCGGCCGAACACCTGTTTGAGGCACGTGGCGTCGGCCGTACGTCGCTGGCCGACATCGCTGCGCACGCGGGCGCAACACGCGGGGCGATCTACTGGCACTTCAAGGACAAGGCCGATTTGTTCAACGCCATGATGGAGCGCGTTGCGCTGCCCATGTCGCAGTCGCTGCTGTGCGCCGACCTGGAGTCTGCGGCCGATCCGGGGCAGACGCTGCGTGCCGCCATCCTGCACGCCTTTGCCTGCATTGAGGGCGACCCGCAGATCATCCGCGTGCTGCAGATTGCGACGCTGCGCCTGGAGCTGACCGAAGAACTCGGGGCCATACAGCAGCACCACCGCCTGATGCAAACCCGCGCGCTGGAGAAAATCAGCGAAGGCCTGCACCGTGCGTACCAGGTTCGCCAGCTGGAGCCCGCTCAGAACGTGGCAACCACCGCCCTCGGCCTGCAGGCCCTGTTCGAAGGCCTGCTCCAGCAGTGGCTGACCAGTCCGGGGCGCTTTGCGCTACAAGCTACCGTCGCCACTGCGCTGGACGTGTATTTGAAGGGCCTGGGCCTGACGCCGCTGCCTGGCCCCTGCGACCAGGGTCTCAGGGCACCGGCGCACCCGCCTCGAACCACTGGCCAATCAGCGCGCGCTCTGCGTCGGTGA
- a CDS encoding efflux transporter outer membrane subunit, whose protein sequence is MRNYPLRPLSTGAAALLLAGCSMIPQYERPAAPVADAWPSAAAAVAQPGAQVLAADLPWQDFVQDARLRSVIAMALAHNRDLRMAWLNIEQARAQYQIRRADSTPTVNLAASAARQPASDGSGGISSTYSVGLALASWEIDFFGRIASLQEAALAQYLATQEARNAVQTSLVAAVASSWLNLQTNDALLLLTQRTLATREDSLRLTRLRFDQGVSSALDLRQAQSLAASARATLAQQQRLRSLDINALTLLAGAPLPEALLPTGDAAAPALASVPAGLPSDLLSRRPDVLQAEQQLRAANANIGAARAAFFPRIALTASAGTASSSLSGLFKGGAWGWTLAPQALLPIFDAGRNQAGLESATVGRELAIAQYEKSIQLAFREAADALAGRATLDRQLQATQEQADAEADRFRLADLRYRNGIANYLDVLDAQRALFATQQAVAQIRLARQQNEVALYKALGGGWRAPAQAELVGALAGS, encoded by the coding sequence ATGCGTAACTATCCCCTTCGCCCGCTGAGCACTGGCGCCGCTGCGCTGTTGCTTGCGGGCTGCTCCATGATTCCGCAGTACGAGCGACCGGCAGCGCCGGTGGCAGATGCCTGGCCGAGCGCTGCGGCCGCCGTGGCGCAGCCCGGTGCACAGGTGCTCGCCGCCGACCTGCCCTGGCAAGATTTTGTGCAGGACGCCCGCCTGCGCAGTGTCATTGCCATGGCGCTTGCCCACAACCGCGACCTGCGCATGGCCTGGCTGAACATTGAGCAGGCGCGTGCCCAGTACCAGATTCGGCGCGCAGATAGCACGCCGACCGTGAATCTCGCCGCGTCGGCGGCGCGCCAGCCAGCCAGCGATGGAAGCGGCGGCATCAGCAGTACCTACAGCGTCGGTCTGGCGCTTGCGTCCTGGGAGATCGATTTTTTCGGGCGCATCGCCAGCCTGCAAGAGGCGGCGCTTGCGCAGTACCTCGCCACCCAGGAGGCCCGCAATGCCGTCCAGACCAGCCTGGTGGCGGCGGTGGCGAGCAGCTGGCTCAACCTGCAGACCAACGACGCCTTGCTGCTGCTCACCCAGCGCACCCTGGCGACGCGCGAGGATTCGCTGCGCCTGACCCGCCTGCGCTTTGATCAGGGCGTCAGCTCCGCGCTGGACCTGCGCCAGGCGCAATCGCTGGCCGCCAGTGCCCGCGCCACGCTGGCACAGCAGCAGCGGCTGCGAAGCCTCGACATCAATGCCTTGACGCTTTTGGCCGGTGCGCCGCTGCCGGAGGCCCTGTTGCCCACAGGCGACGCAGCGGCGCCCGCCTTGGCATCGGTGCCCGCCGGCCTGCCGTCGGACCTGCTGAGCCGCCGCCCCGACGTGCTGCAGGCCGAGCAGCAGCTGCGTGCCGCCAACGCCAACATTGGCGCGGCGCGCGCCGCGTTTTTCCCGCGCATTGCGCTGACGGCGAGCGCCGGCACCGCCAGCAGCTCGCTCTCCGGCCTGTTCAAGGGGGGAGCCTGGGGCTGGACCCTGGCTCCGCAGGCGCTGCTACCTATTTTTGACGCCGGGCGAAACCAAGCGGGCCTGGAGTCGGCCACCGTCGGGCGCGAGCTGGCCATTGCGCAGTACGAGAAATCGATCCAGCTTGCGTTTCGCGAGGCGGCCGACGCTTTGGCCGGCCGCGCAACGCTGGACCGGCAGCTGCAGGCCACGCAGGAGCAGGCCGACGCGGAAGCGGATCGTTTCCGCCTGGCTGACCTGCGCTACCGCAACGGCATTGCCAACTATCTTGATGTGCTTGACGCGCAGCGCGCGCTGTTCGCCACGCAGCAGGCGGTGGCGCAAATTCGTCTGGCACGTCAGCAGAACGAAGTGGCGCTCTACAAGGCCCTGGGCGGTGGCTGGCGAGCGCCTGCGCAAGCAGAATTGGTGGGCGCGCTGGCCGGGAGCTGA
- the uraH gene encoding hydroxyisourate hydrolase: protein MGLSTHVLDTMHGCPAAGMRVSLYSTSGASAELLQDLVLNHDGRTDAPLFDNASLRTGTYRLSFDVARYFKDKGVVLPEPNFLGQVSLDFGVAHADQHYHVPLLVSPWSYSTYRGS from the coding sequence ATGGGACTCAGTACCCACGTGCTCGACACCATGCATGGCTGCCCCGCCGCAGGCATGCGTGTTTCGCTGTATTCCACCAGCGGAGCGTCCGCCGAACTGCTTCAGGATCTGGTGCTGAACCACGACGGGCGCACCGACGCGCCCTTGTTCGACAACGCTTCGCTGCGCACCGGCACCTACCGCCTCAGCTTTGACGTGGCGCGCTATTTCAAGGACAAGGGTGTGGTCTTGCCCGAACCGAATTTCCTTGGCCAGGTCAGCCTGGATTTCGGCGTGGCCCACGCCGATCAGCACTACCACGTGCCGCTGCTGGTCAGCCCCTGGAGCTATTCGACGTATCGGGGTTCGTAG
- a CDS encoding efflux RND transporter permease subunit, with the protein MAKFFIDRPIFAWVIALFIIVLGSVAVTQLPIAQYPPVAPPSIVISAGYPGASAKTLEDSVLSVIEREMNGSPGLIYMESVAQANGTGSITLSFQPGSNADLAQVDVQNRLSRAAPRLPQAVTQQGVRVDKANSNFLLFAMLSSTNPKFDPVALGDYAARNVVPELQRLPGIGQAQLFGTERAMRIWIDPAKLAGFSLSSSDVVNAIQAQNAQVASGTIGALPNVAGQSISATVVVNGQLANVEQFQGIVLRANPDGSAVYLGDVARVELGGQGYDTAARLNGKDAVGVGVQLTPSGNALAAADAVRAKMDDLQRFFPEGVSYSIPYDSSRFVSLSIKQVALTLVEAVVLVFLVMFLFLQNIRYTIIPTLVVPIALLGTFGTLLALGFSINVLTMFGMVLVIGIVVDDAIVVVENVERIMSEEGLPPREATRKAMGQISGAIIGVTVVLISVFVPLAFFAGSVGNIYRQFSAVMVASISFSAFLALSLTPALCATLLKPVEAGHHLEKKGFFGWFNRGFTRTAKGYEAAVSRILRRAARYLLIYAAIIGVVALVYTRLPSSFLPAEDQGTLLVNVQLPPGATLERTSAVMKQVEGFMLKQPEVKSMVGVMGFSFSGQGQNAALAFVTLKDWNERTGPGQDATSLAGRAFGALSGVRDAFIFPLSPPPIPELGSASGFTFRLQDRGGAGPAALLAARNQLLGMASQSKLLAQVRPDGLEDAPQLQIDIDRDKANALGVDFSAINSTLSTALGSRYVNDFPNQGRLQRVVVQADAPARMQPDDLMQLNATNRQGKPVPLSAFASTHWITGAMQTVRYNGYPAARISGGAAPGYSTGAAMDEMERLAAQLPQGFGYEWTGQSREEKLAGSQAFILYGFAILAVFLCLAALYESWSIPLAVILVVPLGVLGVLLATLLRGYANDVYFQVGLITIIGLSAKNAILIIEFAKDLQAEGKSVVESALAAAHLRFRPILMTSMAFMLGVMPLVLASGASSASQRAIGTAVIGGMITGTTLAVFFVPVFFVLVRGLFKGSARQQRLHDQRAAEAAQAAAGQGGSHA; encoded by the coding sequence ATGGCCAAGTTTTTTATTGATCGACCCATCTTTGCGTGGGTGATCGCGCTGTTCATCATTGTGCTGGGCAGCGTTGCGGTGACGCAGTTGCCGATTGCGCAATACCCCCCCGTGGCGCCGCCGTCCATCGTGATCTCGGCCGGATACCCTGGCGCTTCGGCCAAAACGCTGGAAGACAGCGTTCTGAGCGTGATCGAGCGCGAAATGAACGGCTCACCCGGCCTGATCTACATGGAGTCGGTGGCCCAGGCCAATGGCACCGGCAGCATCACCTTGAGCTTCCAGCCGGGCAGCAACGCCGATCTGGCGCAGGTGGACGTGCAAAACAGGCTCTCGCGCGCCGCGCCGCGCCTGCCGCAGGCGGTGACTCAGCAGGGCGTGCGGGTAGACAAAGCCAATTCGAACTTCCTGCTGTTTGCCATGCTGTCGTCGACGAACCCGAAGTTCGATCCGGTGGCGCTGGGTGACTACGCGGCGCGCAACGTGGTGCCCGAGCTGCAGCGCCTGCCGGGCATCGGCCAGGCCCAGCTCTTTGGTACCGAGCGCGCCATGCGGATCTGGATCGATCCGGCCAAGCTGGCGGGTTTTTCTCTCTCGAGCAGCGACGTGGTCAATGCCATCCAGGCGCAAAACGCCCAGGTGGCCTCAGGCACCATTGGTGCCCTGCCCAACGTGGCGGGTCAGAGCATTTCAGCCACGGTGGTGGTCAATGGCCAGCTCGCCAATGTGGAGCAGTTCCAGGGCATTGTGCTGCGCGCCAATCCCGACGGCTCGGCGGTCTATCTCGGGGACGTGGCACGGGTGGAGCTGGGCGGCCAGGGCTACGATACGGCGGCCCGACTCAACGGCAAGGACGCAGTGGGCGTCGGCGTACAGCTCACGCCCAGCGGCAACGCACTGGCGGCGGCCGACGCGGTGCGCGCCAAGATGGACGATCTCCAGCGCTTCTTCCCCGAGGGCGTGAGCTATTCCATTCCTTACGACAGCTCGCGCTTCGTCAGCCTTTCCATCAAACAGGTGGCGCTGACGCTGGTGGAGGCCGTCGTACTGGTGTTTTTGGTGATGTTCCTGTTCCTGCAGAACATCCGCTACACCATCATTCCCACGCTGGTCGTCCCTATCGCCTTGCTGGGGACCTTTGGCACGCTGCTGGCTTTGGGCTTTTCGATCAACGTACTGACGATGTTCGGCATGGTGCTGGTGATCGGCATCGTGGTGGACGACGCCATCGTGGTGGTGGAAAACGTCGAGCGCATCATGAGCGAGGAGGGATTGCCCCCGCGCGAGGCGACGCGCAAGGCCATGGGCCAGATCTCGGGCGCCATCATCGGCGTCACGGTGGTGCTGATCTCGGTGTTTGTGCCGCTGGCATTTTTTGCAGGCTCGGTGGGCAACATTTATCGGCAGTTCTCTGCGGTCATGGTGGCGTCCATCAGTTTCTCCGCTTTCCTGGCGTTGTCGCTGACACCCGCGCTTTGTGCCACGCTGCTCAAGCCCGTGGAAGCGGGGCATCACCTTGAGAAGAAGGGCTTTTTCGGTTGGTTCAATCGCGGCTTTACCCGCACTGCCAAAGGCTACGAAGCAGCCGTCAGTCGCATACTGAGGCGCGCGGCGCGCTATTTGCTGATCTACGCGGCCATCATTGGCGTGGTCGCCTTGGTGTACACGCGCCTGCCTTCCTCTTTTCTGCCGGCCGAAGACCAGGGCACGCTGCTTGTGAACGTGCAGTTGCCGCCGGGCGCCACCCTGGAGCGCACCAGCGCAGTCATGAAGCAGGTGGAAGGTTTCATGCTCAAACAGCCCGAAGTCAAGAGCATGGTGGGCGTGATGGGCTTTAGCTTTTCCGGCCAGGGCCAGAACGCTGCACTGGCCTTCGTCACACTGAAAGACTGGAACGAGCGCACCGGTCCTGGGCAGGACGCAACGTCGCTGGCGGGGCGCGCCTTTGGCGCACTCTCGGGCGTGCGCGATGCCTTTATTTTTCCGCTCAGTCCGCCGCCGATTCCCGAGCTGGGTTCCGCCAGCGGCTTCACCTTCCGCCTGCAGGATCGCGGCGGGGCTGGCCCCGCCGCATTGCTGGCGGCGCGCAACCAGTTGCTGGGCATGGCCAGCCAGAGCAAGCTGCTGGCGCAGGTGCGTCCGGATGGTCTTGAAGACGCGCCGCAGCTGCAGATTGACATAGATCGCGACAAGGCCAACGCCTTGGGGGTGGACTTTTCCGCCATCAACAGCACGCTCTCGACGGCGCTGGGCTCGCGCTACGTGAACGATTTTCCCAACCAGGGAAGGCTGCAGCGCGTGGTGGTTCAGGCCGATGCACCGGCGCGCATGCAACCTGACGATCTGATGCAGCTGAACGCCACCAACCGCCAGGGAAAACCGGTGCCCTTGTCCGCCTTTGCCAGCACGCACTGGATCACCGGCGCCATGCAAACCGTGCGCTACAACGGCTACCCGGCCGCGCGCATCAGTGGTGGCGCGGCGCCGGGCTACAGCACCGGTGCGGCGATGGATGAAATGGAGCGCCTCGCGGCCCAGTTGCCACAGGGCTTTGGCTACGAGTGGACCGGTCAGTCGCGTGAGGAAAAGCTTGCCGGCTCGCAGGCGTTCATTCTGTATGGCTTTGCCATCCTGGCGGTGTTCCTGTGCCTTGCCGCGCTCTATGAGAGCTGGTCTATTCCGCTGGCAGTCATCCTGGTGGTTCCGCTGGGGGTGCTGGGGGTGCTGCTTGCCACGCTGCTGCGTGGCTACGCCAACGATGTGTACTTTCAGGTGGGCTTGATCACCATCATTGGCCTGTCGGCCAAGAACGCCATTCTGATTATCGAGTTTGCCAAGGACTTGCAGGCCGAGGGCAAGAGCGTCGTGGAGTCCGCACTGGCGGCGGCGCACCTGCGGTTCCGCCCCATCCTCATGACCTCCATGGCCTTCATGCTGGGTGTCATGCCGCTGGTGCTCGCTTCGGGCGCCAGTTCGGCCAGCCAGCGCGCCATTGGAACGGCGGTGATTGGCGGCATGATCACCGGCACCACCCTGGCGGTGTTTTTTGTTCCCGTGTTCTTCGTGCTGGTGCGCGGCCTGTTCAAGGGCAGCGCGCGCCAGCAGCGCCTGCACGATCAGCGTGCCGCCGAGGCTGCGCAGGCCGCCGCAGGCCAAGGAGGCTCCCATGCGTAA
- a CDS encoding efflux RND transporter periplasmic adaptor subunit, producing the protein MSVSPSFPTVRLARRTLAVGSISLLLALAACGKSEAPAAKGPPGKAMPAPEVGVVTVQPGNVGLVTELPGRLEASRVAQVRARAAGIVQKRLFREGSDVKAGQVLFQIDAAPYAAALQSAEATLARAQANLSQAASLAQRYKPLLEANAVSQQEYANAVAAQKQAEADVAVGRAAVQTGRINLGYASVSAPISGRIGRALVTEGALVGQGEATPLAVIQQIDPMYVNFTQSAGEVLKLRKAMESGQFKKAQGAGAASVRVVLEDGSDYPQAGRLLFSDLTVDPSSGQITLRAEIPNPKGNLLPGLYVRVQLEQAQISNAITLPQQAVTRSAQGDTVMVVAADGKVAPRQIKVGSSQNSQWVVLDGLQAGEQVMVDGFQKLQMMPPGTPVKAVPWKKVGAGAPGTAPPAASASTAGAATPASAPSEPASAAAK; encoded by the coding sequence ATGTCTGTATCGCCGTCTTTTCCCACGGTCCGCCTCGCCCGTCGCACGCTCGCCGTTGGCAGCATTTCTCTATTGCTTGCACTGGCAGCCTGCGGCAAATCCGAAGCGCCTGCGGCCAAGGGGCCGCCGGGCAAAGCCATGCCGGCACCAGAGGTGGGCGTGGTCACCGTGCAGCCGGGGAATGTGGGGCTGGTCACTGAACTGCCGGGCCGGCTGGAGGCTTCGCGTGTGGCGCAAGTGCGCGCGCGGGCTGCCGGCATCGTGCAAAAGCGCTTGTTTCGCGAGGGCAGCGACGTGAAGGCTGGGCAGGTTCTGTTCCAGATTGATGCGGCACCCTACGCGGCCGCGCTGCAAAGCGCAGAGGCGACGCTGGCGCGTGCACAGGCGAACCTGAGTCAGGCGGCGTCGCTGGCGCAGCGCTACAAACCGCTGCTCGAAGCCAACGCCGTGAGCCAGCAGGAATACGCCAACGCTGTGGCAGCACAAAAACAGGCCGAAGCCGATGTGGCTGTGGGCAGGGCTGCGGTACAGACCGGGCGCATCAACCTGGGGTACGCCAGCGTTTCGGCGCCGATCTCGGGGCGCATTGGGCGCGCCCTGGTTACCGAAGGCGCGCTGGTGGGGCAGGGCGAAGCCACGCCACTGGCCGTGATCCAGCAGATTGACCCGATGTACGTCAACTTTACGCAGTCGGCGGGCGAGGTGCTCAAGTTGCGCAAGGCCATGGAAAGCGGCCAGTTCAAGAAGGCCCAGGGGGCTGGCGCGGCAAGTGTGCGCGTCGTCCTGGAAGACGGTTCGGACTATCCACAGGCAGGCCGTTTGCTGTTTTCGGACCTGACGGTCGATCCGAGTTCCGGCCAGATCACCTTGCGTGCCGAAATCCCCAATCCCAAGGGCAACCTGCTGCCCGGCCTGTACGTGCGCGTGCAGCTTGAGCAGGCCCAGATCAGCAACGCCATCACCTTGCCGCAGCAGGCGGTCACACGCTCAGCCCAGGGCGACACGGTCATGGTGGTGGCTGCGGACGGCAAGGTCGCGCCACGCCAGATCAAGGTGGGCAGTTCGCAGAACTCGCAGTGGGTGGTGCTTGATGGACTTCAGGCGGGTGAGCAGGTGATGGTCGATGGCTTCCAGAAGCTGCAGATGATGCCGCCCGGAACGCCGGTCAAAGCAGTTCCCTGGAAAAAGGTGGGGGCGGGTGCTCCCGGCACGGCTCCCCCGGCTGCGAGCGCGTCCACGGCCGGCGCTGCCACACCAGCGTCGGCGCCTTCCGAGCCGGCCTCGGCAGCGGCGAAGTAA
- a CDS encoding GntR family transcriptional regulator: MESSTHAIVESLTRAIVEHRLQPGTKLAEQKLADHFGVSRTLVRQALFQLAQNRLVTLEPARGAFVSTPSAEEARQVFAVRRMLETEMTRAFVKSSTPAKIKVLRAHVASEAAALSAQDASGRTELLGDFHVRMAELMGNDVLAQLLRDLISRCALITLMYQSASEAAHSHEEHAEIVKALAARDEALAVQLMHQHLEHVEASLIFDREQPVNELSLALSPL, from the coding sequence ATGGAATCCTCCACCCACGCCATTGTCGAATCGCTCACCCGTGCCATCGTAGAGCACCGCCTGCAGCCCGGCACCAAGCTGGCCGAGCAAAAGCTGGCCGATCATTTTGGTGTCTCGCGCACGCTGGTGCGTCAGGCCTTGTTCCAGTTGGCGCAGAACCGGCTGGTGACGCTGGAGCCGGCGCGCGGCGCCTTTGTCTCCACGCCGTCGGCCGAGGAGGCACGCCAGGTATTCGCCGTGCGCCGCATGCTGGAGACCGAGATGACGCGTGCGTTCGTGAAGAGCAGCACCCCCGCCAAGATCAAGGTACTGCGGGCCCATGTCGCCAGCGAGGCAGCCGCATTGAGCGCCCAGGACGCAAGCGGCCGCACCGAGCTGTTAGGCGACTTTCACGTTCGCATGGCCGAACTCATGGGCAACGATGTGCTGGCCCAGTTGCTGCGCGACCTGATTTCCCGTTGCGCCCTGATCACGCTGATGTACCAGAGCGCCAGCGAGGCGGCGCATTCGCACGAGGAGCACGCGGAAATCGTCAAAGCGCTCGCCGCGCGCGACGAGGCCCTGGCGGTGCAGCTGATGCACCAGCATCTGGAGCACGTGGAAGCCAGCCTCATTTTCGACCGCGAGCAGCCGGTAAACGAGTTGTCGCTCGCGCTCTCGCCCCTTTAA
- a CDS encoding urate hydroxylase PuuD, with translation MESYLFDWANLLLRWVHVITAIAWIGSSFYFVFLDSSLTLPEDAEQKRQGVSGELWAVHGGGFYHPVKFNVAPPQLPKHLHWFFWESYTTWLSGFSLFTVSYLWSASTYLIDKSKMDWAPAQAIAVALAFLVVFWLLYDAICRVFGQKKDGDAIVGALVLVLVCVASWLACHWFAGRAAFLLVGAMIATAMSANVFFWIIPGQRTVVAQIKAGQPVDPIHGKRGKQRSVHNTYFTLPVLFAMLSGHYSFTWSHPQNWLILILMMFAGAAIRQFFVMRHGYKLGRSGNPLPYALVGMAVIVGVIVWLRPVPAAASSNASVSIAGGADTASAGGQIGYEKVQKIFEQRCYLCHGEQVQMKNMRVDSPALAKQHAQAIYQQVVVQKLMPMNNATGITDAERALIGQWFEAGAPVP, from the coding sequence ATGGAAAGCTATCTGTTTGACTGGGCCAACCTGCTCTTGCGCTGGGTCCACGTCATCACTGCCATTGCCTGGATCGGCTCGTCGTTTTACTTCGTTTTTCTCGACAGCAGCCTCACGCTGCCCGAGGACGCCGAGCAAAAGCGCCAGGGAGTGAGTGGTGAACTGTGGGCGGTGCACGGCGGGGGGTTCTACCACCCGGTCAAGTTCAACGTGGCGCCGCCCCAACTGCCCAAGCATTTGCACTGGTTTTTCTGGGAGAGCTACACCACCTGGCTGAGCGGCTTTTCGCTGTTCACGGTGTCCTATCTCTGGAGTGCCAGTACCTATCTGATCGACAAGTCGAAGATGGACTGGGCACCGGCCCAGGCCATTGCCGTGGCGCTCGCCTTTCTGGTGGTGTTCTGGCTGTTGTACGACGCCATTTGCCGCGTGTTTGGCCAGAAGAAAGACGGCGACGCCATCGTGGGCGCGTTGGTACTGGTGCTGGTCTGCGTCGCCTCCTGGCTGGCCTGCCACTGGTTTGCCGGGCGCGCGGCCTTTTTGCTGGTGGGCGCAATGATTGCCACCGCCATGAGCGCGAACGTGTTTTTCTGGATCATTCCGGGCCAACGCACCGTGGTGGCGCAGATCAAGGCGGGCCAGCCGGTCGATCCAATCCACGGCAAGCGCGGCAAGCAGCGCAGCGTGCACAACACCTACTTCACGCTGCCAGTGCTGTTTGCCATGCTCAGCGGCCACTACAGCTTCACCTGGAGCCATCCCCAAAACTGGCTCATCCTTATTCTGATGATGTTTGCCGGCGCCGCGATCCGGCAGTTTTTCGTGATGCGCCACGGCTACAAGCTCGGGCGCAGTGGCAACCCGCTGCCCTATGCGCTGGTGGGGATGGCGGTGATTGTGGGCGTGATCGTCTGGCTGCGGCCGGTGCCGGCTGCTGCGTCATCCAATGCTTCTGTTTCAATAGCTGGTGGCGCAGACACAGCAAGCGCTGGAGGCCAAATTGGCTATGAAAAAGTGCAAAAGATCTTTGAACAACGCTGCTACCTCTGCCACGGCGAACAGGTGCAGATGAAGAACATGCGGGTCGATTCCCCAGCGCTGGCCAAGCAGCATGCCCAGGCCATCTACCAGCAGGTGGTGGTGCAAAAACTCATGCCCATGAACAACGCCACGGGTATCACCGACGCAGAGCGCGCGCTGATTGGCCAGTGGTTCGAGGCGGGTGCGCCGGTGCCCTGA
- a CDS encoding Crp/Fnr family transcriptional regulator → MLPIPSSHPSADLETAAPGEVLRQRQQQPDDVLHLLQGRVLLCVHDGAQVRQQLGVVEGPFWLDAASAMLGQPCAVDMVAETRVQLRRQPLAEFRAALETLPRAAQTLLHDLATGYRQQTELAVSRLAQDAEARCAQWLLRHAQNDASGTMSVTLHQRKRLIAAQLGIAPETFSRVLRSLREHGLILGSGNVLKLPEPRALQLVAGG, encoded by the coding sequence ATGTTGCCTATTCCTTCTTCCCACCCTTCCGCCGACCTAGAGACTGCGGCGCCTGGCGAGGTGCTGCGGCAACGCCAACAGCAACCGGACGACGTGCTGCACCTGCTGCAAGGCCGCGTTCTCTTGTGCGTGCACGATGGTGCGCAGGTGCGCCAGCAGTTGGGCGTCGTGGAAGGTCCGTTCTGGCTGGACGCCGCCTCCGCGATGTTGGGCCAGCCCTGCGCCGTTGACATGGTGGCCGAAACCCGGGTGCAGTTGCGCCGCCAGCCTCTGGCAGAGTTTCGCGCTGCGCTGGAAACGCTCCCCCGTGCAGCGCAAACCCTGTTGCACGATCTGGCCACGGGTTACCGGCAACAAACCGAACTGGCTGTCAGCCGATTGGCGCAGGATGCCGAGGCGCGCTGCGCCCAGTGGTTGCTGCGCCATGCCCAGAACGACGCCAGCGGCACGATGAGCGTCACCCTGCACCAGCGCAAGCGTCTGATTGCAGCCCAACTGGGCATCGCACCGGAAACCTTCTCGCGGGTACTGCGCAGCTTGCGCGAGCATGGTTTGATTCTGGGTTCGGGCAACGTGCTCAAACTCCCTGAGCCGCGCGCGCTGCAGCTGGTCGCTGGCGGTTAG